Proteins encoded within one genomic window of Streptomyces kaniharaensis:
- a CDS encoding VOC family protein, giving the protein MDWKLEVVVVPVADVDRAKVFYEEQAGFTVDHDTRLRDGARVVQLTPPGSSCSIVVGTGVIESPPGSVKGLQLVVPDIEKAHAELAARGVEVSPVQHFEAGVRVNGHGEAWNSFVFFNDPDGNGWAVQEAPSKA; this is encoded by the coding sequence ATGGACTGGAAGCTCGAAGTGGTCGTGGTTCCGGTCGCCGACGTGGACCGGGCGAAGGTCTTCTACGAGGAACAGGCCGGCTTCACGGTCGATCACGACACCCGGCTGCGGGACGGGGCCCGGGTGGTGCAGCTGACGCCGCCCGGCTCCTCGTGCTCAATCGTGGTGGGCACGGGGGTGATCGAGTCGCCGCCCGGGTCGGTCAAGGGGCTCCAGCTGGTGGTGCCGGACATCGAGAAGGCGCACGCCGAACTGGCCGCGCGGGGCGTGGAGGTCAGCCCGGTGCAGCACTTCGAGGCGGGGGTCCGGGTGAACGGGCACGGCGAGGCGTGGAACTCCTTCGTGTTCTTCAACGACCCGGACGGGAACGGCTGGGCGGTGCAGGAGGCTCCCTCGAAGGCTTAG
- a CDS encoding RNA-binding S4 domain-containing protein: MAEDEGSVRVDSWIWSVRLTKTRALAAAACRAGHVRVNGERAKPAQSLRPGDEVRVREDGYERVVVVRKLVRKRVGAAVAAECLVDNSPPRPPREFVASAGERDRGAGRPTKRERRDLDQLRGR, encoded by the coding sequence ATGGCTGAAGACGAGGGAAGCGTCCGGGTGGACAGCTGGATCTGGTCGGTCCGGCTCACCAAGACGCGTGCGCTCGCGGCCGCGGCCTGCCGGGCCGGTCACGTCCGGGTGAACGGCGAGCGCGCCAAGCCCGCCCAGTCGCTGCGGCCCGGGGACGAGGTGCGGGTGCGCGAGGACGGCTACGAGCGGGTGGTCGTGGTGCGGAAGCTGGTGCGCAAGCGGGTCGGCGCGGCGGTGGCGGCCGAGTGCCTGGTGGACAACAGCCCGCCGCGTCCGCCGCGTGAGTTCGTCGCGTCGGCCGGCGAGCGCGACCGGGGTGCCGGGCGGCCGACCAAGCGGGAGCGCCGGGACCTGGACCAGCTGCGCGGGCGTTAG
- a CDS encoding SAM-dependent methyltransferase — MHEDSANTANSGATGTESDWDWVRTDDWQPPTELDTGIPHTARMYDYYLGGKDNFEADRKAAEAAIAAYPALPLLARTNREFLGRAVEFVAGRGIRQFVDIGTGIPAAGSTSEVARRVAPDARVVYVDNDPIVATHARALLAGHPTGHTSVIQADLRDPAAILDHPSLRDAVDLAEPVALMLVAVLHFIRDEEGAQQIVTTLRDALAPGSALILSHGSPDFASRQSADEGARIYRGASAPLVLRSRAGVEPFFGDFGFAGPGLVQLPLWRPTAGHVATAELPEGWQDVSAYAGVAFKK; from the coding sequence ATGCACGAGGACAGCGCGAACACCGCGAACAGCGGGGCCACCGGTACGGAATCCGACTGGGACTGGGTCCGGACGGACGACTGGCAGCCGCCGACCGAACTCGACACCGGGATCCCGCACACCGCCCGGATGTACGACTACTACCTGGGCGGCAAGGACAACTTCGAGGCCGACCGCAAGGCCGCCGAGGCCGCCATCGCCGCCTATCCGGCGCTCCCGCTGCTGGCCCGCACCAACCGGGAATTCCTCGGCCGCGCCGTCGAGTTCGTGGCCGGCCGGGGCATCCGGCAGTTCGTCGACATCGGCACCGGCATCCCCGCCGCGGGCTCCACCAGCGAGGTCGCCCGGCGGGTCGCCCCGGACGCCCGCGTGGTGTACGTGGACAACGACCCGATCGTCGCCACCCACGCCCGCGCCCTGCTCGCCGGCCACCCCACCGGGCACACCTCGGTCATCCAGGCCGACCTACGCGACCCGGCCGCCATCCTCGACCACCCGTCGCTGCGCGACGCCGTGGACCTGGCCGAGCCGGTGGCGCTGATGCTGGTCGCCGTGCTGCACTTCATACGCGACGAGGAGGGTGCGCAGCAGATCGTCACGACCCTGCGCGACGCGCTCGCCCCCGGCAGCGCGCTGATCCTCTCCCACGGCAGCCCCGACTTCGCCTCCCGGCAGAGCGCGGACGAGGGCGCCCGGATCTACCGGGGCGCGAGCGCCCCGCTGGTGCTGCGCTCGCGCGCCGGGGTGGAACCCTTCTTCGGCGACTTCGGCTTCGCCGGCCCCGGCCTCGTCCAGCTGCCGCTCTGGCGGCCCACCGCGGGGCACGTCGCGACCGCCGAACTGCCCGAGGGCTGGCAGGACGTCTCCGCGTACGCGGGCGTCGCCTTCAAGAAGTAG
- a CDS encoding polysaccharide deacetylase family protein translates to MTADRRTVLRTSAKLAALTAAGGFLTACGSGAPRRTDPGGLAVHPGTVDPQHTSDPAWNGGEGPAAPAPTTTAEPQPAATETAATAPPTPPVLPPLAPGTPVEVAYGPRTGKNVALTFHGSGDPKLATTLLEIAEQHGAKLTVMAVGSWLDQQPQMARRILDGGHELGNHTQNHLNISAMTPDQARAEIAQCADRLQRLTGSIGRWFRPSAAQYATPMVREQAKAVGYEHVLSFDVDPRDYTDPTAAELQRRVLGAVRGGSVVALHMGHQCTVDALPAILDGFVKSGLKPVTASQLCA, encoded by the coding sequence ATGACTGCCGACCGCCGCACCGTACTGCGCACCTCCGCCAAGCTGGCCGCCCTCACCGCCGCCGGCGGTTTCCTCACCGCGTGCGGAAGCGGTGCGCCCCGCCGGACCGACCCGGGCGGGCTGGCCGTGCACCCGGGCACCGTCGACCCGCAGCACACCTCCGACCCCGCGTGGAACGGCGGCGAGGGCCCCGCCGCGCCCGCGCCGACCACCACGGCCGAGCCCCAGCCCGCCGCCACCGAGACAGCCGCCACCGCGCCACCCACTCCGCCCGTGCTGCCGCCGCTCGCGCCGGGCACCCCGGTCGAGGTCGCGTACGGGCCGCGCACCGGCAAGAACGTCGCGCTCACCTTCCACGGCAGCGGCGACCCGAAGCTGGCCACCACGCTGCTGGAGATCGCCGAGCAGCACGGCGCGAAGCTGACGGTCATGGCCGTCGGCAGCTGGCTCGACCAGCAGCCGCAGATGGCCCGGCGGATCCTGGACGGCGGCCACGAGCTGGGCAACCACACCCAGAACCACCTCAACATCTCCGCGATGACCCCGGACCAGGCGCGCGCCGAGATCGCCCAGTGCGCCGACCGGCTCCAGCGGCTCACCGGCTCGATCGGCCGCTGGTTCCGCCCCTCCGCCGCGCAGTACGCGACCCCGATGGTGCGCGAGCAGGCGAAGGCCGTCGGCTACGAGCACGTGCTCTCCTTCGACGTGGACCCGCGCGACTACACCGACCCGACCGCCGCCGAACTGCAGCGCCGGGTCCTGGGCGCGGTGCGCGGCGGCTCGGTGGTCGCCCTGCACATGGGCCACCAGTGCACGGTGGACGCCCTGCCGGCCATCCTGGACGGCTTCGTCAAGTCCGGCCTCAAGCCAGTGACCGCCAGTCAACTCTGCGCCTAG
- a CDS encoding SDR family NAD(P)-dependent oxidoreductase — MSTGSLAGQVALITGAGRGIGREIAIGLAAEGMAVGLVGRTHETLTETLKECVRHGSRGVAVTADVTRPGSVREAVRVVERDLGPIDLLINNAGLVDRAEVPLWETDANQWWQVVETNLRGPYNLLRCVLPGMVSRRRGRIVNLSSGFALRPDGHYTAYATSKGALLQLSDNMADTLAQHDIVVLDISPGAVATDMTAGMPMFRDMKTWGSIPYMVAVTVDAARGRFDALHGRFIHAGRDNLEELVSRAEEIRASDARTLRLRPYKPDDPMA; from the coding sequence GTGTCGACGGGATCGCTCGCAGGACAGGTCGCCCTGATCACCGGCGCCGGCCGGGGCATCGGCCGGGAGATCGCCATCGGGCTGGCCGCCGAGGGCATGGCCGTCGGACTGGTCGGCCGCACCCACGAGACGCTCACCGAGACCCTCAAGGAGTGCGTGCGGCACGGCTCCCGGGGCGTCGCGGTGACGGCGGACGTCACCCGGCCCGGCTCGGTCCGCGAGGCCGTCCGGGTCGTCGAGCGCGACCTCGGCCCGATCGACCTGCTGATCAACAACGCCGGGCTGGTGGACCGCGCCGAGGTCCCGCTCTGGGAGACCGACGCCAACCAGTGGTGGCAGGTCGTCGAGACCAACCTGCGCGGCCCCTACAACCTGCTGCGCTGCGTCCTGCCCGGCATGGTGTCCCGCCGCCGCGGCCGGATCGTCAACCTCAGCTCCGGCTTCGCGCTGCGCCCGGACGGCCACTACACCGCGTACGCGACGTCCAAGGGCGCGCTGCTCCAGCTCTCCGACAACATGGCGGACACGCTCGCGCAGCACGACATCGTCGTGCTCGACATCAGCCCGGGCGCGGTGGCCACCGACATGACGGCCGGGATGCCGATGTTCAGGGACATGAAGACCTGGGGCTCGATCCCGTACATGGTCGCGGTCACCGTGGACGCCGCCCGGGGCCGCTTCGACGCGCTGCACGGGCGGTTCATCCACGCGGGGCGGGACAATCTGGAGGAACTGGTGAGCCGCGCGGAGGAGATCCGCGCGTCGGACGCCCGCACGCTGCGGCTGCGACCGTACAAGCCCGACGATCCGATGGCCTGA
- a CDS encoding 3-hydroxybutyryl-CoA dehydrogenase, translating into MSDIARVGVIGCGLMGSGIAEVFARAGLDVMVSEASGEALEFGRTRVTNSLDTAVKRGKLTPEQRDEALARLSFTVNLSDFADRDLVVEAVAEREDVKVQIFQTLDRVIERRDAILASNTSSIPIVKLAAATSRPEQVVGLHFFNPAPVQKLVEVIPTLTTSAETTERVEAFASQVLGKEPIRARDRAGFVVNALLVPYLLSAVRMFESGVATAADIDKGMEAGCAHPMGPLRLCDLIGLDTIVSIAESMYDEYKEPLYAAPPLLSRMVDAGLLGRKSGRGFYDYTASA; encoded by the coding sequence GTGAGTGACATCGCGCGCGTCGGAGTGATCGGCTGCGGCTTGATGGGGTCGGGCATCGCCGAGGTCTTCGCCCGGGCCGGGCTGGACGTCATGGTGTCGGAGGCCAGCGGGGAGGCACTGGAGTTCGGCCGCACCCGGGTGACCAACTCCCTGGACACGGCGGTCAAGCGCGGCAAGCTGACCCCCGAGCAGCGGGACGAGGCGCTCGCCCGGCTCTCGTTCACCGTCAACCTGTCCGACTTCGCCGACCGCGACCTGGTCGTCGAGGCCGTCGCCGAGCGCGAGGACGTCAAGGTCCAGATCTTCCAGACGCTGGACCGGGTGATCGAGCGCCGCGACGCGATCCTCGCCTCCAACACCTCGTCGATCCCGATCGTCAAGCTGGCCGCTGCCACCTCGCGGCCCGAGCAGGTCGTCGGCCTGCACTTCTTCAACCCGGCGCCGGTGCAGAAGCTGGTCGAGGTGATCCCGACCCTGACCACCTCGGCGGAGACCACCGAGCGCGTCGAGGCCTTCGCCTCCCAGGTGCTGGGCAAGGAGCCGATCCGCGCCCGCGACCGGGCCGGCTTCGTGGTCAACGCGCTGCTGGTGCCCTACCTGCTGTCCGCGGTGCGGATGTTCGAGTCGGGCGTGGCCACCGCCGCCGACATCGACAAGGGCATGGAGGCCGGCTGCGCCCACCCGATGGGCCCGCTGCGGCTGTGCGACCTGATCGGCCTGGACACCATCGTGTCGATCGCCGAGTCGATGTACGACGAGTACAAGGAGCCGCTGTACGCCGCTCCCCCGCTGCTCTCCCGGATGGTCGACGCGGGCCTGCTGGGCCGCAAGTCCGGCCGCGGCTTCTACGACTACACCGCGAGCGCCTGA
- a CDS encoding sugar ABC transporter substrate-binding protein: MNRPMRLAATGTAAMSLALTLAACGQTDATQASSAGGNSDKTIGLLLPENTSSTRYEAFDKPLIEQTVTGLCAKCTISYANADGNEATQKKQFDDLLAKGVKVILLDPVNAKSTAPWVDAAIAKGVKVVAYDRLAEGKVAAYVSFDNGRTGELQGQSLLDALGPKASSANVVMINGAESDPNAAQFKAGAHRVLDGKVKKIAYEQSGQWKPEVATAKMNEAIQSLGKDGIQAVYAANDGMAAAVIDALKAAGIKNVPVGGQDASIDAVRRVLTGEQTYTVYKPYKPEADAAGSIAVQLAEGMDISSTATSITDSNGLHIPSLLLTPIVVTKAKVEVTVVGGGLYKASDICIQQYAEACAAAGVK, translated from the coding sequence ATGAACAGACCGATGCGTCTTGCGGCCACGGGCACGGCCGCCATGTCGCTCGCACTCACCCTTGCGGCCTGCGGCCAGACCGATGCAACGCAGGCGTCGTCGGCCGGCGGGAACAGCGACAAGACCATCGGTCTGCTCCTGCCGGAGAACACCTCCTCCACCCGCTACGAGGCGTTCGACAAGCCGCTGATCGAGCAGACGGTGACCGGCCTCTGCGCGAAGTGCACGATCAGCTACGCCAACGCCGACGGCAACGAGGCCACGCAGAAGAAGCAGTTCGACGACCTGCTCGCCAAGGGCGTGAAGGTCATCCTGCTCGACCCGGTCAACGCCAAGAGCACCGCGCCGTGGGTCGACGCGGCCATCGCCAAGGGCGTGAAGGTCGTCGCCTACGACCGGCTGGCCGAGGGCAAGGTCGCCGCGTACGTCTCCTTCGACAACGGGCGCACCGGTGAACTCCAGGGCCAGTCCCTGCTGGACGCGCTCGGCCCGAAGGCGTCCTCGGCTAACGTCGTGATGATCAACGGCGCCGAGTCCGACCCCAACGCGGCGCAGTTCAAGGCGGGCGCGCACCGGGTGCTGGACGGCAAGGTGAAGAAGATCGCCTACGAGCAGTCCGGCCAGTGGAAGCCGGAGGTGGCCACGGCGAAGATGAACGAGGCCATCCAGAGCCTCGGGAAGGACGGCATCCAGGCCGTCTACGCGGCCAACGACGGCATGGCAGCGGCCGTCATCGACGCCCTGAAGGCCGCGGGCATCAAGAACGTGCCCGTGGGCGGCCAGGACGCCTCCATCGACGCGGTGCGCCGGGTGCTCACGGGTGAGCAGACCTACACCGTCTACAAGCCGTACAAGCCCGAGGCGGACGCGGCGGGCAGCATCGCCGTCCAGCTGGCCGAGGGCATGGACATCAGCTCGACCGCGACCTCGATCACCGACAGCAACGGGCTGCACATCCCCTCGCTGCTGCTCACCCCGATCGTGGTGACCAAGGCCAAGGTGGAGGTCACCGTGGTCGGCGGCGGCCTCTACAAGGCGTCCGACATCTGCATCCAGCAGTACGCGGAGGCCTGCGCGGCGGCCGGCGTCAAGTAG
- the pheT gene encoding phenylalanine--tRNA ligase subunit beta: protein MRVPLSWLREYVDLPAGETGRDVAERLVRAGLEVETVEQLGGDLKGPLVVGEVLSIEELTGFKKPIRHCFVNVGDANGTGEPQEIVCGATNFAVGDKVVVVLPGAVLPGPFPIAARQTYGHTSAGMICSTRELGMGDDHGGILVLPPEYEPGTDAIELLQLVDEVLDIAVTPDRGYCLSMRGVAREAAAAYGLPLADPALLDVPPANSFGYAVKVNDPAGCDRFVARTVVGVDPDAKSPIWLQRRLQKAGIRPISLTVDITNYVMLEVGQPLHAYDKQRVDGTIVVRRAEEGETLTTLDGVKRKLSTEDLLICDDSGPIGLAGVMGGASTEILDPAAGPGTTEVIIEAAHFDPVAIARSAKRHKLPSEASKRFERGVDPEAARAAAQRAVDLLVLIAGGTAEAGVTDIAAPHPVRTITIAADLPDRVAGTEYGRETVTRRLQEIGCTVAGADLLEVTPPTWRPDLTDPYDLAEEVIRLEGYDNVPARMPNVPPGKGLTEAQRTHRRIGVALAGAGYVEVNNYPFLGEAAFEALGLEADDRRLRTVKLVNPLNDEEPALRTTLLPGLLGALRRNIGRGNTDLAIFETGTVFLPKDELTVAPRPAVDRRPSNEELAALNAALPDQPRRVAVALAGERLPSGWWGKGAGASWADAVEAARTVARAAGVELAVRQGQLAPWHPGRCAELVVAGTDRVVGHAGELHPRVVKALGLPARTAAMEIDVDLLTADGAEKVSGPVVSGFPVATQDVALIVDTAVPAAEVEAALRSGAGELLEDIRLFDVFTGEQVGEGKKSLAYALRFRATDRTLTADEATAAREAAVAEAVTLTGAVLRGA, encoded by the coding sequence ATGCGCGTCCCGCTTTCCTGGCTGCGCGAGTACGTCGACCTGCCGGCCGGCGAGACCGGTCGTGACGTCGCCGAGCGCCTCGTCCGGGCCGGCCTGGAGGTCGAGACCGTCGAGCAGCTCGGCGGCGACCTCAAGGGCCCGCTGGTGGTCGGCGAGGTGCTCTCCATCGAGGAGCTCACCGGCTTCAAGAAGCCGATCCGGCACTGCTTCGTCAACGTCGGCGACGCCAACGGCACCGGCGAGCCGCAGGAGATCGTCTGCGGCGCCACCAACTTCGCGGTCGGCGACAAGGTCGTGGTCGTCCTCCCGGGTGCCGTGCTGCCCGGCCCGTTCCCGATCGCGGCCCGCCAGACCTACGGCCACACCTCGGCCGGCATGATCTGCTCCACCCGCGAGCTGGGCATGGGCGACGACCACGGCGGCATCCTCGTGCTGCCGCCCGAGTACGAGCCCGGCACCGACGCGATCGAGCTGCTCCAGCTCGTCGACGAGGTGCTCGACATCGCCGTCACCCCGGACCGCGGCTACTGCCTGTCCATGCGCGGCGTCGCCCGCGAGGCCGCCGCCGCGTACGGGCTGCCGCTGGCCGACCCGGCGCTGCTCGACGTGCCGCCGGCCAACTCCTTCGGCTACGCGGTCAAGGTCAACGACCCGGCCGGCTGCGACCGCTTCGTCGCCCGCACCGTCGTCGGCGTCGACCCCGACGCCAAGTCCCCGATCTGGCTCCAGCGCCGCCTCCAGAAGGCCGGCATCCGCCCGATCTCGCTGACCGTCGACATCACCAACTACGTGATGCTGGAGGTCGGCCAGCCGCTGCATGCCTACGACAAGCAGCGTGTCGACGGCACCATCGTGGTCCGCCGGGCGGAGGAGGGCGAGACCCTCACCACCCTCGACGGCGTGAAGCGCAAGCTCTCCACCGAGGACCTGCTGATCTGCGACGACAGCGGCCCGATCGGCCTGGCCGGTGTCATGGGCGGCGCCTCCACCGAGATCCTCGACCCGGCCGCCGGCCCGGGCACCACCGAGGTGATCATCGAGGCCGCGCACTTCGACCCGGTCGCCATCGCCCGCTCCGCCAAGCGGCACAAGCTGCCCTCCGAGGCGTCCAAGCGCTTCGAGCGCGGCGTCGACCCGGAGGCCGCCCGCGCCGCCGCGCAGCGCGCCGTCGACCTGCTGGTCCTGATCGCCGGCGGCACCGCCGAGGCCGGGGTCACCGACATCGCCGCCCCGCACCCGGTGCGCACCATCACCATCGCCGCCGACCTGCCGGACCGGGTCGCCGGCACGGAGTACGGCCGCGAGACCGTCACCCGGCGCCTGCAGGAGATCGGCTGCACGGTCGCCGGCGCCGACCTGCTGGAGGTCACCCCGCCGACCTGGCGCCCCGACCTCACCGACCCGTACGACCTCGCCGAGGAGGTCATCCGGCTGGAGGGCTACGACAACGTCCCCGCCCGGATGCCCAACGTGCCGCCGGGCAAGGGCCTGACCGAGGCCCAGCGCACCCACCGCCGGATCGGCGTCGCACTGGCCGGGGCCGGCTACGTCGAGGTCAACAACTACCCGTTCCTCGGCGAGGCCGCCTTCGAGGCGCTCGGCCTGGAGGCGGACGACCGGCGCCTGCGCACGGTCAAGCTGGTCAACCCGCTCAACGACGAGGAGCCGGCGCTGCGCACCACGCTGCTGCCGGGCCTGCTCGGGGCGCTGCGTCGCAACATCGGCCGCGGCAACACCGACCTGGCGATCTTCGAGACGGGCACCGTCTTCCTGCCCAAGGACGAGCTCACCGTCGCTCCGCGTCCGGCCGTCGACCGCCGGCCGAGCAACGAGGAACTCGCCGCGCTGAACGCCGCGCTGCCGGACCAACCGCGCCGGGTCGCCGTCGCCCTCGCGGGCGAGCGGCTGCCGTCCGGCTGGTGGGGCAAGGGTGCCGGGGCCTCCTGGGCGGACGCCGTCGAGGCGGCCCGCACGGTCGCCCGCGCGGCCGGCGTCGAGCTGGCGGTCCGCCAGGGCCAGCTGGCGCCCTGGCATCCGGGCCGCTGCGCCGAGCTGGTCGTCGCCGGCACCGACCGGGTCGTCGGCCACGCCGGCGAGCTGCACCCGCGCGTCGTCAAGGCGCTCGGGCTGCCGGCCCGCACCGCCGCGATGGAGATCGACGTCGACCTGCTCACCGCCGACGGTGCCGAGAAGGTCAGCGGCCCGGTCGTCTCGGGCTTCCCGGTGGCGACCCAGGACGTCGCGCTGATCGTCGACACCGCCGTCCCGGCTGCCGAGGTGGAGGCCGCGCTGCGCTCCGGCGCGGGCGAACTGCTGGAGGACATCCGGCTGTTCGACGTCTTCACCGGCGAGCAGGTCGGCGAGGGCAAGAAGTCTCTGGCCTACGCGCTGCGCTTCCGCGCCACCGACCGCACCCTGACCGCCGACGAGGCCACCGCCGCCCGCGAGGCCGCCGTCGCCGAAGCCGTCACCCTCACCGGCGCCGTCCTGCGCGGCGCCTGA